The proteins below are encoded in one region of Flavobacteriales bacterium TMED191:
- the mreC gene encoding rod shape-determining protein MreC — KLSTAVSGFVFSKEKKIKDFFALKKINEQLLNINYNLFIENQKLKKIYTSNKENYLCDIIQATIVKNTWNKNQNYLVINQGFLHGVYPQMGVVNNNNLIGITATVNNNFSTVISLLNTDLMISAKIAKSGHYGSISWNGLDYTKMQLMDISKNAMVEVGDTIVTSGYSNIFPEGINIGTVSKCKNEKNTNFLNIEVTLFTDFTSIEFVYLIEHNLKEERNIIEKSL, encoded by the coding sequence AAAATTATCAACTGCAGTAAGTGGATTTGTATTTTCAAAAGAAAAAAAAATAAAAGACTTTTTCGCATTAAAAAAAATCAATGAGCAACTTTTAAATATAAATTATAATCTTTTTATAGAAAATCAAAAATTGAAAAAAATATACACATCTAATAAAGAAAATTATTTATGTGATATTATTCAAGCAACAATTGTAAAAAACACTTGGAATAAAAATCAAAATTATTTAGTTATTAATCAGGGATTCTTGCACGGTGTTTATCCTCAAATGGGTGTAGTAAATAATAATAACTTGATTGGCATAACAGCAACAGTCAATAATAATTTTTCTACAGTAATTAGCCTTCTCAATACTGACTTAATGATAAGTGCAAAAATTGCAAAATCTGGTCATTATGGGTCAATATCATGGAATGGTCTAGATTACACCAAAATGCAATTAATGGATATTTCTAAAAATGCAATGGTTGAAGTTGGAGATACTATAGTAACAAGTGGCTATTCTAATATTTTTCCAGAGGGTATAAATATAGGAACTGTTTCTAAATGCAAAAATGAAAAAAATACTAATTTTCTAAATATAGAAGTTACCCTATTTACAGATTTCACAAGTATTGAATTTGTATACTTAATTGAACATAACTTAAAAGAAGAGCGTAACATAATTGAAAAAAGTTTATAA
- the mreD gene encoding rod shape-determining protein MreD, translated as MGIIKLFFWSTFCQIFILNNIYLSGYINPYYYIIFIFLMPSKSNKLLLLFLSLILGLTIDIFSQTQGAHACACLLICYMKFAFGGKKEENEESINISKIPIIDFIRFILPLTILHHFTLFFLERFSIEEIMSVIVLTISSTFFTVLLLIIHKILMPKK; from the coding sequence ATGGGTATAATCAAATTATTTTTTTGGTCTACTTTTTGCCAAATTTTTATATTAAATAATATATACCTAAGTGGATATATTAATCCATACTACTATATTATTTTTATTTTTTTAATGCCTTCTAAATCCAATAAACTTTTACTATTATTTTTAAGCCTAATACTTGGACTAACTATTGATATTTTTTCACAAACACAAGGTGCTCACGCATGTGCATGTTTATTAATATGTTATATGAAATTTGCTTTTGGAGGTAAAAAAGAAGAAAATGAAGAAAGTATCAATATTTCTAAAATTCCAATAATTGATTTTATTAGATTTATATTACCTCTCACTATATTACATCATTTTACTCTGTTCTTCCTTGAAAGGTTCTCGATTGAAGAAATAATGTCTGTTATAGTATTAACTATTTCTAGTACATTTTTCACTGTTCTATTATTAATTATACACAAAATTCTCATGCCCAAAAAATGA